In the Glycine max cultivar Williams 82 chromosome 6, Glycine_max_v4.0, whole genome shotgun sequence genome, TCTTGAACTAAGTTCCAATTAGTAGTGGACAAGCCAATACTAGGCAGATTGCTACAAAGACAAGGAGAAGATGCACACCCCACGCGCTACATCAAAGCAAGACAAGGCAGACTCTCCAGACATGAAGTAGTTGCACTGCATCAGAAGAGGGAACTCACAAGTAGGGATTAGCAAGCTCTAGAAAGGTATCACAAACTGGGAGCTCATTGCTTTGGTGTGCAACCTAAAGAGAAGCCATCATCGGATGAAGTTAATCACAAGACAGGTTGCTACTATCAAACTATCAATCACAATCCCTTTGTGGTTGACTCACCATCCAACCGCGTCTGTCAATGGAAGAGAgactttgttgttgtgtttgagcGCAATTTCTCATTCACTACTGAACTTCCAAACTCTAAATTCTCCTTCATTCATCAAGAACAACCCATCATTGAAGAGGCAAATTTTGATAATGAGGCCCATGCTGCTTCTACTGATATGGCCATGGAAGTCTACAATAGCCATCATCCATCCCAAGAGTATGTTAGATTTATTGAGACAACTCTACTCAAAACAAGGGAGGCACTTGCCAAAGCTCTTCAAAATAGGGTTTATGTTGAAAGAGAAGCCAAAAGATGGAAGATCCTTGGAGAGTACCTTTTTAAGAAGTGTGTTGACACTTTCTTGGATAGTTCATCTGATGATGAATCTAGGGATGAGTTCTTTTGCATgcttgaagagaaagaagaagctacaaaacaaaagaaggagaagaagtaaaaagaagaagaacgtaGCCATAGCAAAAGATGTATAAGCTAAGGGGGAGTGCATCATCTGAGGGGGAGATTTTCTGAAATCTCTAAACTCTTATTCTATTATTGTTCATCTATTCTTCATGTAATATATTTCTGATGAACAAAATGAGAGTTTTTGTATTATAGAACTTTATCTCAAAGTCTTATGATGCatgatgtttttatattttcttatattgcATCTGATAAGACAGACATTGCAATTAAACtatcattatatatatcatataaatgtcTTCAACTCTTACATCTATGTTTGTTttacatcatcaaaaagggagagattgTTAAGTCAAATGACATTTATGTCTTAAAGACGAATCAGGACtccaacttatttttattagatgcaaataaatacaaatgataaaaattgtGTCTCATATGCTATCATATCATAATCTGTATCTGTGCATCTAAAGTTTCAAATGATGCATTCATAAGACAATTTGAATTAACATTTAAGTAGTGCATTTAAGACATTCatttaatgcaagcattaaatgCTTCTATAGACTCAAGACTTCAAACGAAGAACATAGTGAAGAAGCCACCGTTGTGAGACAATGAATACTTGGAGATGAAGGCTATATATAGAAGAAGGTTTAAAGAAACAAGACACGAACCATCTACAcagattattttttcattctttcttgtaaACCTTTCTGTAAATTCTTGAAAAGATACTaagctctcaaaacaccttgTATACCTTGAGAGAAAAGATTAAAAGTGTTGAGTGATATATCCAACTATAAGCCGATCACATATTTAGTGAATGTGCAATCTTCCAACAAATCTTattgatttgtttagagccaGATTTGGTTTGGTAGGACAAAGATACTAGGTTTAAGTCAAGCTTGGGGTAGAGCTTGCAGGTGTAAGAACCAGAACTGACAATGAATAATACTTGCAAGAAATGGACGTAGTCTCAGGTTTGAGACGAACAAGTAGAATTCTTTGTGTGCTTTCTTGTTTCTTGAACTAGGAAagggttttcaatttttttagatcttatatctcattttgttttacaaagaaatttttttctcattatatGATAAAGTTTGAATCAAAACCTTTCTAAGTGGTTTCGGGTTTATCTGGATCAGATGATAAACATGTTTTCAGTCTgtagaaaagttttatttttctaaaaacacaattcaacccccattcttatgttatttgcttctacaatattTCTACCTATTTTTTCCAAAGCAAATTGACAACTCGCTAAAGCGAAAATGGTATGAAATCCATTTGGCCAATTGTATCACATTTGATTCAATTGGATTGGTGCACCCATTTTCGCCAAAGCGAAGTGACGACTCTTTACAGCAAATATGGACATTAGTTCATTGGATCAAATGTATGATGCCTAAAATATGTACTTGCAAAGGGAAAGTTTATCCTATGCAATAGCAATAATGGACTTGAAAGTCCAAATATCGTATCCTAGAGACTAATTGTGTTCCCAAATAATCTAAATcacttaaactaaaaaaatttcagtttttatctTGATTTGGAGATTGTTTGTGTTTGCGTTCAAAAACTAAAGACATACAAGAGTTTCAAAGAAGATATATGTTTGAATAAAAGTGACTCGAATTAGGATTTCACATGTACCATTTTCCTCCTAATTCCTTGTTTAATTTAGAACTCTCGATTACCAATTAATTGGTTAATacctcttattttaattatcaacCTATGGTTAAGATCTGAGAATATTGTTCCCCCTAAATCAATCTTGCATTGTTCATTTAGGATTTAATTTCGGGTTATGGATGAATAACAGAGAAGTTTGTAAAAAGAGGATTCATTTGTCAGTTTAATCATGCAAGCTTTATGAACCATATCATTCTATAGGTCATTTAATTACGAGAAGATGGTCACTAACACACAATTaactaataatcaaagtgatCAATTCCAATATAGAAGTGAAAGTGATAGAAAGATACAATTAACTGAATAACATCGaagaactttattaaacttGAGTACATGGGTACAACTACATCAAAATCTAAGTTCTAAGGGGTTTAGCCAACCATGTTcatagaataattaaaaagcaTACAATATTGCatttagaaataaaagagaTTGAAAACCCTTACAAATTCGGACCTTGATTGTTCTCGCTGTAATTCTCCTcacaaaagttattgttgttcgGAAAATGTATAATGAATTTTGAATCCCCCAAATACAGACTCCAACTTCTTATTTATAGACTCCtaaagataattactttaattaggcactctctctctctctctctctctctctctctctctttatatatatatatatatatatatatatatatatatatatatatatatatatatatatatatatatatattctaatatgATCTCTAAAGATAACTACTTTAATTAGGTGCACTACcgataaaatattcttattagaTCCTAAAGGTAATTACATTAATTAGATGCCTAAAGATAGTTTCCTTAATTAAGCTCGCTACAGTCATGCTGATATCCACCACATTCATATAGGAATCATAGCGCTAAAGTTTGAGATGCTGTGAAATGACGAGGATCCTCGTGATTGACCATGGCCTTCCTGGTTGACCACGATCGTGGTGAATGTACAATGGTCGTTAGTTATCAAGTGAAAATAGCATCAGATCTTAATAAAATTGTTCATTTTCCCACTTTCCACTTAATTGAGTGATTGTACTTCTGCAAGGTAAAAACTAATATCTAAACATGATTTCTGCCAAGAAAATACATGAAATAACATGAAAAATCACATAAAGTATCTCTCAAGTTATGCTTTATCAATGTACCACAATCACTATGATGAATTGACAACTCCTTGAAGCGAAAATTCAAAAAGCAAGGCTAATTGaaacattttctctcttttaaaatCTTCATTTCATTCTTTCGTTCATTCATATCATTTTGTCATAAGCTTCTTCAAGGGAAAAACTTTACCCTAACTCGTTCTtttctcaaattcttcaataatCACTTTTTGTATCTTTGATTTACATTCATTTTATTGTTGGGAGAATGTTCGACACATCAATCATCCATTTCATCTCCGCACTGATTTTCTCAAgtaggttttcttttcttttctcattttcctTAGCTTTTCTGTAATTTTGTCTTTTGATAGACTTAAAATAGTAGGAACCTAACTTCCATCACCATTTTACAATGGTGAATGAGGGTTGAGGGGACTCAATTTAAAAACTGGATGTAGTCTCAATGATAGATATAAACAAGGGTTTGATTTGATATCTCTTGTCTACTTTCACTTACCAATTGTTTAAGTTGATTTTGTTTGTATAAATCAAACACATAGAGGCTTatatctcttattttctttaactGACCATgggtttgattttattttatttatagaaagtGTTGGTGAAATCTGTTAAGTATCGTCTGACCCTGTTTATTTGtgaaaacttatttttctttctttgttggaaaggcttgcaatttttttaaataacaattcAACCCTCCTTCTTGTGATATTTTCCTTTACAAGAATATATGCATATGCATAAGTTATCTATTCGTGGCAAATCTACATGATCATATTGTTGCTACTAAGCAAAAGGGGGAGAAGAGGTAGAAGTAAAAGCTGAAGGAGCGGAAGATCTTAGAGGGGGCTAAAGTCTTAAGAAAACATTATGTTTTTCCTTTCatgtatttcattttattcctataatcaaAATACATCTACTTGATGTGGACATCTTTATGAATAAAATGAGATGTTTTCAAAAGTATAAATAGACTTTACCTCAAAGTCTTATGATGTTgtgtttttatgttatattatttgttGCATCTAATAAGACTATGGCTGCTCTTAACAAGGGTTCATAGAGGTTTTGTGATATGATTTATATGTTGTgtaattactaataaaaaaaatcttatgtaTTCGATATTGTGGCTTAGGTTAGGGAGATATATTATCTTAATCGATAATGGTCCTTTGAAATTCTTGATATGAAGAGTCGGTTATTCCGGGAATTGAGGATAATGTTGAATGTGGTGTGATCCATGGTTGTATAAGGGGAGGGGGTGTTGGTTAGAGCAAGAACATATTGCAAGTAGTAAAAGAATTCAATTTAATGAAAACGACCAAtccattttttaagttttatagttggatttataataaatttttaaagattaatttctaTTCTTAATTCAACTCTTATTTAACCCTAAAATTAATCAATCACGAGTCAAATAATTTTGAGAGAATACTTACTAAATTAAGcatccaaaatttaattaattttggattAGATGATCATGTGCCTTCTAAGTcaccaaatcaatttaaaaaatgcatTCTAGATCTAACCAATGATTAAGCACCAAAGACCCTTCTaatattcatataaaataacGTAAGCATGTTCACAGGTGAGGTTGGGTCGAATTTGCTTAAATTCGTTATTCAACCTTatcaaaatagttaaattaaatatcatttcatatttcaaaattacaaagaatttaaatttaatataaaaatctcattaaaattttaaacacaaattttcacaatacttttttttagacaaaaaatttcataatactttataaatatttaaaaataaaataaaattatatatatggatCAATAATATTCAATATGCGACAGCGACAACGGATGGTATTGCAATGTTGATTTTAATACGGTTAATATTCAATACGACTGCAATGCCCCCTCAGGATCTTAAAAATGACTGGATCAGATTACATAATCCTGCAACCTTATCCTCTTCAAAAGGTTCAATCAAAATTGCCGTGGTCTTTGAATTTTGCTGTCCAAAAAAAACCaggaaaataagaaaacaaaatacaaagaaagatttggaaagagaaaaaatggcAACAAATATTCTCTCAACCTCAAACCCCTTCCTACTAACTAATTCattctcatcatcatcatttgtaACACCAACATATGTTTACTACAATCCCATAATGAAATGCACAGTGAAGAGGGAATTAACTCTTTGCAAAGCAGCAAACCAACCAGCCCCTCCACACTCTCCAATTGTTGTGACAAAGAGAGGCTTGTCCATCAGCTTCATCACCAGCTTCGTGCTTTCATTGGCTAGTAAGAAGAATGCAAATGCAGCAATACTTGAggctgatgatgatgaagaactCTTGGAGAAAGTAAAGCGTGACAGAAAGAAGAGACTTGAGAAGCAAGGTGTGATCAGTTCTTCCAAACAAGAAACAGGTCCACTACTGCACGCATTCTTTGCTTTTCACTTCATTGTCACTTAAAGATAGCCATTTATCATATTAGTTGTAATTGTTACTATGAAATATTAAAGTTTATGCTAACGGGCAATTGAGCATGGTTGATTAGAATGCAAATAAATTTAGGCTTAATTCCTgttttatttcttgaatttggtgtgtgttttttttagtcTGTAGAatttaaaactgtttttttatccttaaattttgataaattgttctttttagtcttttacaTACTAAATTGACACTTTGTGGTTATTTTTAGttgatataaattaatttttattttttagctgattaaatttgtattttaaaataaccacaaagcattaaaaaattgttataaaatgtcaatttattatgtgaggttaaaaaaaataatatgtcaaaattcagactaaaaaaacatttttaatttcaagaacaaaaaaagtACATCCCTCAAATTCAAGGAATAAATTATAGTGATATTAGTCGGTTTGAGAGTCTGAACCCTGAAGGGGCTATAGTGCTGTAATCTATTCTATATCTTGAGGATTTCTAACCAACAAATTTGGCCCAAAAAGTTTGTTTGTGTTACATTTTATTGTGAATGGTTTTGAGCTTAAATGCAAATTGTTTGCCTCTATTTGCTGGGTTTGTTTGTAGGCTTAGGC is a window encoding:
- the LOC100812589 gene encoding thylakoid lumenal 16.5 kDa protein, chloroplastic isoform X3: MATNILSTSNPFLLTNSFSSSSFVTPTYVYYNPIMKCTVKRELTLCKAANQPAPPHSPIVVTKRGLSISFITSFVLSLASKKNANAAILEADDDEELLEKVKRDRKKRLEKQGVISSSKQETGYLQDLVYKLSTVGQALEKNDLSAAGSVLGGNADADWVQRANIAFNKFLRMMLSPPKLPSSLRPPHLRSGLL
- the LOC100812589 gene encoding thylakoid lumenal 16.5 kDa protein, chloroplastic isoform X1 produces the protein MATNILSTSNPFLLTNSFSSSSFVTPTYVYYNPIMKCTVKRELTLCKAANQPAPPHSPIVVTKRGLSISFITSFVLSLASKKNANAAILEADDDEELLEKVKRDRKKRLEKQGVISSSKQETGYLQDLVYKLSTVGQALEKNDLSAAGSVLGGNADADWVQRANIAFNKLSSSPEEKTEVDSFNSSLASLISSVSKNDVESSKIAFVSSATAFEKWTSMTGLAAQLKGL
- the LOC100812589 gene encoding thylakoid lumenal 16.5 kDa protein, chloroplastic isoform X2 gives rise to the protein MATNILSTSNPFLLTNSFSSSSFVTPTYVYYNPIMKCTVKRELTLCKAANQPAPPHSPIVVTKRGLSISFITSFVLSLASKKNANAAILEADDDEELLEKVKRDRKKRLEKQGVISSSKQETGYLQDLVYKLSTVGQALEKNDLSAAGSVLGGNADADWVQRANIAFNKLSSSPEEKTEVDSFNSSLASLISSVN